In Holophagales bacterium, one DNA window encodes the following:
- a CDS encoding insulinase family protein gives MRHRHSLARRWALAALLVGSTFAVPLAPLFAAQASPAPARKAEVPVESFTLENGMRFLLVRRPEMATVHSGWVAKVGSANERPGITGLSHFFEHMMFKGSKAIGTTDIARDLAIQAEQEALQEKMRAIYRAQRERYRRGEIPDPFDPAYRTPELKELEERFAKLVEEQRALMVKEEFSKLYTEAGATGLNAGTDYDLTFYFVTVPANKLELWFWLESDRLGEPVFRDFYAERDVVHEERRLRTESTPTGKFEEEFDSLFWQSHPYHWPVVGWPSDLKVISKADADAYFSTYYAPNNLVVALVGNFEPSEVRRLAERYFGRLRRGAVEPPDVATLEMPQLAEKRMVAECDCQPQVEVRYHTVPFGHADSYALDVLAGLLNGRTGRLMKAMVLAKPLAVSAQAGQDSRKWAGAFSFSAEAKGETTPEQLEQAWYEELRRVRDEPIPEAELQKVKNQIAASAFRRLDSSFYLMLQLLIYEGQGDWSYLNTWADRTLAVTAEEVQRVTRTYFSPESRAVALYRRKPGEAARPLPAKIAVVPAAMRQQVEAKVRQLQAVTDPAVLRQTLEAMVGQVSGAPPEVRPALEVLIEAIQTRLAELEKPAATPVPPAGGPR, from the coding sequence ATGCGACATCGGCACTCGCTCGCACGACGGTGGGCGCTCGCCGCGCTCCTCGTCGGGTCAACCTTCGCCGTCCCTCTCGCTCCGCTCTTCGCCGCCCAGGCGTCGCCGGCTCCGGCCCGCAAGGCCGAGGTGCCCGTCGAGAGCTTCACGCTCGAGAACGGGATGCGGTTCCTGCTCGTTCGCCGCCCCGAGATGGCCACGGTCCACTCGGGCTGGGTGGCCAAGGTCGGCTCGGCCAACGAGCGGCCCGGGATCACCGGGCTCTCGCACTTCTTCGAACACATGATGTTCAAGGGTTCGAAGGCGATCGGCACGACCGACATCGCCCGTGACCTGGCGATCCAGGCCGAGCAGGAGGCGCTGCAGGAGAAGATGCGGGCGATCTACCGCGCGCAGCGCGAGCGCTATCGCCGCGGCGAGATCCCCGACCCCTTCGACCCGGCCTACCGGACCCCCGAGCTCAAGGAGCTCGAGGAGCGCTTCGCCAAGCTGGTCGAGGAGCAGCGCGCCCTGATGGTCAAGGAGGAGTTCTCCAAGCTCTACACCGAGGCAGGAGCGACGGGGCTCAATGCCGGCACCGACTACGACCTGACCTTCTACTTCGTCACCGTGCCGGCCAACAAGCTCGAGCTCTGGTTCTGGCTCGAGTCGGACCGGCTGGGCGAGCCGGTCTTCCGCGATTTCTACGCCGAGCGCGACGTCGTCCACGAGGAGCGCCGGCTGCGCACCGAGTCGACGCCCACCGGCAAGTTCGAGGAGGAGTTCGACTCGCTCTTCTGGCAGTCGCATCCCTACCACTGGCCAGTCGTCGGCTGGCCCTCGGACCTCAAGGTCATCAGCAAAGCCGACGCGGACGCCTACTTCTCGACCTACTACGCCCCGAACAACCTGGTCGTCGCCCTGGTCGGCAACTTCGAGCCTTCCGAGGTGCGCCGCCTCGCCGAGCGCTACTTCGGTCGCCTGCGGCGCGGTGCCGTCGAGCCGCCGGACGTGGCGACCCTCGAGATGCCGCAGCTCGCCGAGAAGCGAATGGTGGCCGAGTGCGACTGCCAGCCGCAGGTCGAGGTGCGCTATCACACCGTGCCGTTCGGTCACGCCGACAGCTACGCCCTCGACGTGCTCGCCGGACTGCTCAACGGCCGCACCGGCCGTCTGATGAAGGCGATGGTTCTCGCCAAGCCGCTCGCGGTCTCGGCTCAGGCCGGCCAGGACTCGCGCAAGTGGGCCGGGGCCTTCAGCTTCTCGGCCGAGGCCAAGGGTGAGACGACTCCCGAGCAGCTCGAGCAGGCCTGGTACGAGGAGCTGCGCCGCGTGCGCGACGAGCCGATTCCCGAGGCCGAGCTCCAGAAGGTGAAGAACCAGATCGCCGCCTCCGCCTTCCGGCGGCTCGACAGCTCCTTCTATCTGATGCTGCAGTTGCTGATCTACGAGGGCCAGGGCGACTGGAGCTACCTGAACACCTGGGCGGACCGCACGCTCGCCGTCACCGCCGAGGAGGTGCAGCGGGTGACGCGGACCTACTTCTCGCCGGAGTCGCGAGCGGTGGCGCTCTACCGGCGCAAGCCTGGGGAGGCGGCGCGGCCGCTGCCGGCCAAGATCGCCGTCGTCCCGGCCGCGATGCGGCAGCAGGTGGAGGCCAAGGTGCGGCAGCTCCAGGCCGTCACCGATCCGGCCGTCCTCCGCCAGACGCTCGAGGCGATGGTTGGCCAGGTCAGCGGGGCGCCGCCCGAAGTCCGCCCCGCCCTCGAAGTGCTGATCGAAGCGATCCAGACTCGCCTCGCCGAGCTCGAGAAGCCCGCCGCGACCCCCGTTCCCCCCGCTGGAGGCCCGCGATGA
- a CDS encoding insulinase family protein: MNRAPILLLLASLAAGAAHGASPAAIPDHPRALRYGELRFELPDPARYRHELPGGVVAFVAEDHALPLVKVSLMLRGGAYQDPVGKTGLAALTAAMLRRGGAGALAADAFDERADFLAASLSASAGPTSTTLTLDCLSQQLDESLDLLFAMLTAPRFDESRLAVEKSSRREGLAQRNDDAGDILEREWNWLLYGPQHVVARETTAAELDSIRREDLASFHARTYGPSHLVVAVAGDVDAASILAQLKRRLAAWKSTAAEPAWPPTFPQHAPPPGVYYVEKDIPQGKVEIGHRGVRWQRWDDPEMFALMVMNEILGGDFTSRITQRVRSDEGLAYSAGSDYDIGILWPGSFSVAFESKSATVALAAKISLEEIGRMQREPVSEQELRQARSSFVDSFPRRFETPFQIARTYATDEVLGRPHDYWRTYRERMRAVDAAAVRAAAAKYLHPDAMVMLVVGRWSDIAAGDADGRAKMTEILSGPGRAAATQLPLRDPLTLEPLP; encoded by the coding sequence ATGAACCGCGCTCCCATCCTTCTGCTGCTGGCTTCGCTCGCCGCGGGCGCTGCGCACGGCGCGTCGCCGGCGGCGATTCCCGATCACCCCCGCGCCCTGCGCTACGGCGAGCTCCGTTTCGAGCTCCCCGACCCGGCGCGCTATCGCCACGAGCTGCCCGGCGGCGTCGTCGCCTTCGTCGCCGAGGACCACGCCCTGCCGCTCGTCAAGGTGAGCCTCATGCTGCGCGGCGGGGCCTATCAGGATCCGGTCGGCAAGACCGGGCTCGCGGCGTTGACCGCGGCGATGCTGCGCCGAGGCGGCGCGGGAGCGCTCGCCGCCGACGCGTTCGACGAGCGCGCCGACTTCCTGGCGGCGAGCCTCTCGGCGAGCGCCGGCCCCACGAGTACCACGTTGACGCTCGACTGCCTCTCGCAACAACTCGACGAGTCGCTCGACCTGCTCTTCGCCATGCTGACCGCTCCCCGGTTCGACGAGAGCCGGCTGGCGGTGGAGAAGTCGAGCCGCCGCGAAGGGCTCGCCCAGCGCAACGACGATGCGGGTGACATCCTCGAGCGGGAATGGAACTGGCTGCTCTACGGCCCGCAGCACGTCGTCGCGCGCGAGACGACGGCCGCCGAGCTCGATTCGATCCGCCGCGAGGACCTCGCCTCGTTCCACGCGCGCACCTACGGACCCAGCCACCTGGTCGTCGCGGTGGCCGGCGACGTCGACGCCGCGAGCATCCTCGCCCAGCTGAAGCGTCGGCTCGCCGCCTGGAAGTCGACCGCGGCCGAGCCGGCCTGGCCGCCGACCTTCCCCCAGCATGCGCCGCCGCCGGGCGTCTACTACGTGGAGAAGGACATCCCGCAGGGCAAGGTCGAGATCGGTCACCGCGGCGTCCGCTGGCAGCGCTGGGACGATCCGGAGATGTTCGCCCTGATGGTGATGAACGAGATCCTCGGCGGCGACTTCACGTCGCGCATCACGCAGCGGGTGCGCTCCGACGAGGGGCTCGCCTACAGCGCCGGCTCCGACTACGACATCGGCATCCTCTGGCCGGGGTCGTTCTCGGTGGCGTTCGAGTCGAAGAGCGCCACGGTGGCGCTCGCCGCCAAGATCTCGCTCGAGGAGATCGGCCGGATGCAACGCGAGCCGGTCTCGGAGCAGGAGCTGCGGCAGGCGCGAAGCTCGTTCGTCGACTCCTTCCCGCGTCGCTTCGAGACGCCGTTCCAGATCGCCCGCACCTATGCGACCGACGAGGTCCTGGGGCGCCCGCACGACTATTGGCGCACCTACCGCGAACGGATGCGGGCGGTCGATGCCGCGGCGGTTCGGGCGGCGGCCGCCAAATACCTGCATCCGGACGCGATGGTCATGCTGGTCGTCGGACGGTGGAGCGACATCGCGGCCGGAGACGCGGACGGACGGGCGAAGATGACGGAGATCCTGAGCGGACCCGGGCGCGCCGCGGCGACGCAACTGCCCTTGCGTGACCCGCTGACGCTCGAGCCGCTGCCGTGA
- a CDS encoding alkaline phosphatase family protein — protein MSVGPAGRIGRRARALAAGLGLLALAACTAPPAPKERPRAGKDERPPLVVLVVVDQMRADYLDRFGPAFRGGFARLLAEGAVFTEAAHAHGVTHTAAGHASIVTGRFPAHTGIVANTWYDRTGHREAYSATDDEDVASPARLIGDALGDWMKRADERSRVVTASAKDRTAVLLGGRRPDAAYWFDGAKGRFRTSPYYARRMPSWFAAFETRAGARTYFARAWEPLPLPAGVDRASLGVVRVDTGAFASGFPHLLGGLQPSPSKGFFTEVGESPWIDEMLAGLADELVEHHELGADEVPDLLGLSFSALDFVGHDYGPQSAEALDVLVRVDRLLGKLFERLDARLGRGRYLVALTADHGVAPLPEASGGVDRRVGVAEALCFQRVEGELTKRHGGQGWFEWGLYLDSGTVAKAGLQRPAVAAEAAALLAACPGVERVLTASEVADPAALTPAGAAADPVRAAYARSFRAERSPDLFVHWQEHVVASLGTGTTHHGAWPFERRVPLIFAGPGVAAGRHDEAVWTVDVAPTLATLLGVPVPSGLDGVDRAASLASRPGVSAR, from the coding sequence GTGAGCGTCGGGCCGGCAGGACGGATCGGCCGGCGAGCGCGGGCGCTCGCCGCCGGGCTCGGGCTGCTCGCGCTCGCCGCGTGCACCGCGCCGCCGGCGCCGAAGGAGCGGCCGCGAGCAGGGAAGGACGAGCGCCCCCCGCTCGTCGTGCTCGTCGTCGTCGACCAGATGCGGGCCGACTACCTCGATCGGTTCGGTCCGGCCTTTCGTGGCGGCTTCGCCCGTCTGCTCGCCGAGGGTGCGGTCTTCACCGAAGCGGCGCACGCCCACGGCGTCACCCACACGGCGGCCGGGCACGCCTCGATCGTCACCGGTCGATTCCCGGCGCACACCGGCATCGTCGCCAACACCTGGTACGACCGGACGGGGCATCGGGAGGCGTATTCGGCCACCGACGACGAGGACGTCGCCTCCCCGGCACGGTTGATCGGCGACGCGCTCGGCGACTGGATGAAACGGGCCGACGAGCGCTCGCGCGTCGTCACCGCGTCAGCCAAGGACCGCACCGCGGTGCTGCTCGGCGGCCGGCGTCCGGATGCGGCCTACTGGTTCGACGGCGCGAAGGGACGATTCCGGACGAGCCCCTACTACGCCCGGCGGATGCCGAGCTGGTTCGCGGCGTTCGAGACGAGGGCCGGCGCCCGCACCTACTTCGCCCGCGCCTGGGAGCCGCTGCCGCTCCCGGCCGGGGTCGATCGGGCGTCACTCGGCGTCGTCCGGGTCGACACCGGCGCCTTCGCCAGCGGATTCCCCCACCTTCTCGGCGGCCTCCAGCCTTCGCCCAGCAAGGGGTTCTTCACCGAGGTCGGCGAGTCGCCCTGGATCGACGAGATGCTCGCCGGGCTGGCCGACGAGCTGGTGGAGCACCACGAGCTCGGTGCGGATGAGGTCCCGGACCTGCTGGGACTGTCGTTCTCGGCGCTCGACTTCGTCGGCCATGACTACGGACCGCAGAGTGCCGAGGCGCTCGATGTCCTGGTGCGCGTCGATCGCCTGCTCGGGAAGCTCTTCGAACGGCTCGACGCTCGTCTCGGGCGCGGTCGCTATCTCGTGGCCCTCACCGCGGATCACGGCGTGGCGCCGTTGCCGGAAGCTTCGGGCGGCGTCGATCGCCGCGTCGGAGTGGCCGAGGCGCTCTGCTTCCAGCGGGTCGAGGGCGAGCTGACGAAACGCCACGGCGGACAGGGCTGGTTCGAATGGGGGCTGTATCTCGACTCGGGCACCGTCGCCAAGGCGGGACTGCAGCGCCCGGCGGTGGCCGCCGAGGCCGCCGCGCTGCTGGCCGCCTGCCCGGGAGTGGAGCGGGTGCTCACCGCGAGCGAGGTCGCCGACCCGGCGGCACTCACCCCTGCCGGCGCCGCGGCCGACCCGGTGCGTGCGGCCTACGCCCGCAGCTTCCGTGCGGAACGCAGCCCGGACCTCTTCGTCCACTGGCAGGAGCACGTCGTGGCGAGCCTCGGCACCGGCACGACTCACCACGGGGCGTGGCCGTTCGAGCGCCGGGTGCCGCTGATCTTCGCCGGCCCCGGAGTGGCTGCCGGACGGCACGACGAAGCCGTCTGGACGGTCGACGTGGCGCCCACCCTGGCCACCCTGCTCGGCGTGCCGGTCCCGTCCGGCCTGGACGGGGTCGACCGGGCGGCCTCGCTCGCCTCCCGCCCCGGCGTTTCCGCTCGCTGA